The proteins below are encoded in one region of Brassica napus cultivar Da-Ae unplaced genomic scaffold, Da-Ae ScsIHWf_2469;HRSCAF=3187, whole genome shotgun sequence:
- the LOC106378019 gene encoding uncharacterized protein LOC106378019 — translation MDRIMKWSQGVDTACVLCKAAIETRNHLFFECSYASQLWEYLAKGILLGIYSINWSSLVRIVTSGSLDKKGMFCIRYAFQAAIYAIWRERNRIRHGEKPLPIAMLQKFTEKGIRNKLSLMSTRKRRGLETALQFWFQTGL, via the coding sequence ATGGATAGGATTATGAAATGGAGCCAAGGAGTTGATACTGCATGTGTGCTATGTAAAGCTGCTATAGAGACTCGCAATCATCTGTTTTTCGAATGCTCTTATGCTTCACAGCTATGGGAGTATCTCGCAAAGGGTATATTGTTGGGTATCTATTCCATCAACTGGTCTTCATTGGTGAGGATAGTTACAAGTGGAAGTTTGGATAAAAAGGGAATGTTCTGCATTAGATATGCTTTCCAGGCTGCTATCTATGCTATTTGGAGGGAGAGAAATCGTATCAGGCATGGGGAGAAACCTTTACCTATTGCCATGCTACAAAAGTTTACTGAGAAGGGGATTAGAAACAAGTTGAGTTTGATGAGTACAAGGAAGAGGAGAGGTTTAGAGACTGCTCTTCAATTTTGGTTTCAAACAGGACTTTAA
- the LOC125601159 gene encoding uncharacterized protein LOC125601159 has protein sequence MLTADSLWGKWIKKYLLKKRSFWAVKSNSQMGSWMWRKMLKLRDIAKDFYKMEIGNGRHISFWYDCWSVRGVMFDLLGERGIIDLGIRKEATLEEAIMNLRRRRRHRSDILQEVERILDSVRSNIQGERDDVSNWKRRSGFGGAFSTNETWMMIRETNVQCDWSRGVGLQKQLPNLHLQPGWL, from the coding sequence ATGCTTACGGCTGACTCTCTATGGGGTAAATGGATAAAGAAGTATTTGTTGAAGAAGAGAAGTTTCTGGGCAGTAAAATCAAACTCTCAAATGGGATCATGGATGTGGAGAAAGATGTTGAAGCTTAGGGACATTGCAAAAGATTTCTACAAAATGGAGATTGGGAATGGAAGACATATATCATTCTGGTATGATTGCTGGTCGGTTAGAGGTGTGATGTTTGATCTTTTGGGTGAGAGAGGCATCATAGATTTGGGTATAAGAAAGGAGGCTACTCTCGAGGAAGCGATCATGAATTTGCGTAGAAGAAGGCGCCACAGATCAGATATTCTTCAAGAAGTTGAAAGGATACTTGATTCGGTGAGAAGTAATATTCAGGGTGAGAGAGATGATGTCAGTAATTGGAAACGGAGGTCGGGATTCGGAGGGGCTTTCTCAACTAATGAAACCTGGATGATGATAAGGGAGACTAACGTGCAGTGTGACTGGTCTCGGGGTGTTGGTTTGCAAAAGCAACTCCCAAATTTGCATTTACAACCTGGCTGGCTATGA